The proteins below are encoded in one region of Solenopsis invicta isolate M01_SB chromosome 8, UNIL_Sinv_3.0, whole genome shotgun sequence:
- the LOC105192889 gene encoding geranylgeranyl transferase type-2 subunit beta isoform X2: MTTLRHDIELPNNIPKLLMEKHANYLISYGANKDEYTYSQTEHMRMSGMYWGLTALDLMGKLEQTNKDEVLEFIGQCQSDSGGISASIQHDPHLLYTLSAVQILCMYDALDVISVDKVVNYVKERQQADGSFVGDQWGEVDVRFSFCAVATLSLLNRLDAIDVEKAVQFVLKCMNFDGGFGSKPGSESHAGLIYCCVGLLSITGHLHLIDADRLGWWLCERQLPSGGLNGRPEKLPDVCYSWWVLSALTILGRLHWIDKKGLVDYILICQDVETGGFSDRPGDMVDPFHTLFGLTALSLLDKNFSLKPINPTYCMPEYIIDRLGLKPSRLDA, translated from the exons ATG ACGACGTTGAGACACGACATTGAGTTACCGAATAATATTCCAAAGTTATTAATGGAAAAACATGCAAACTATCTCATTTCATATGGGGCCAACAAAGATGAATAT acCTACTCACAGACTGAGCATATGAGGATGTCTGGCATGTACTGGGGTCTTACCGCTCTCGATTTAATGGGAAAGCTAGAACAAACCAATAAGGACGAAGTGCTAGAATTTATTGGACAATGTCAAAGTGATAGCGGTGGCATTAGTGCTAGTATACAACACGATCCACATTTACTTTATACACTTAGTGCAGTTCAAATATTGTGTATGTATGATGCGTTGGATGTAATAAGCGTCGATAAAGTTGTGAATTATGTCAAAGAGAGACAACAAGCAGATGGAAGTTTTGTGGGTGACCAATGGGGCGAGGTGGATGTCAGATTTTCTTTCTGTGCCGTTGCTACTTTGTCATTATTG aACCGTTTAGACGCGATAGATGTTGAGAAAGCAGTACAATTTGTATTGAAATGTATGAATTTTGATGGAGGATTTGGCTCAAAGCCAGGATCTGAAAGTCACGCTGGTTTAATTTATTGTTGCGTTGGGTTGCTTTCGATCACAG GGCATCTGCATCTGATAGATGCTGATCGTTTGGGTTGGTGGTTATGCGAGAGACAATTACCTTCTGGTGGTTTAAATGGCAGACCTGAAAAATTACCAGACGTATGCTATTCTTGGTGGGTGCTATCGGCGCTAACAATTTTAGGTCGTCTTCATTGGATAGATAAAAAAGGCTTG GTggattacattttaatttgtcaagATGTCGAAACTGGTGGTTTCAGTGATCGGCCCGGTGATATGGTTGACCCTTTTCATACTTTGTTTGGTCTTACCGCGTTGTCATTGTTAGATAAGAACTTTTCGTTAAAACCAATAAATCCTACTTATTGTATGCCAGAATATATAATCGATCGTTTAGGTCTCAAGCCATCGCGACTCGATGCATGA
- the LOC105192889 gene encoding geranylgeranyl transferase type-2 subunit beta isoform X1 has product MCLTTLRHDIELPNNIPKLLMEKHANYLISYGANKDEYTYSQTEHMRMSGMYWGLTALDLMGKLEQTNKDEVLEFIGQCQSDSGGISASIQHDPHLLYTLSAVQILCMYDALDVISVDKVVNYVKERQQADGSFVGDQWGEVDVRFSFCAVATLSLLNRLDAIDVEKAVQFVLKCMNFDGGFGSKPGSESHAGLIYCCVGLLSITGHLHLIDADRLGWWLCERQLPSGGLNGRPEKLPDVCYSWWVLSALTILGRLHWIDKKGLVDYILICQDVETGGFSDRPGDMVDPFHTLFGLTALSLLDKNFSLKPINPTYCMPEYIIDRLGLKPSRLDA; this is encoded by the exons ATGTGCTTG ACGACGTTGAGACACGACATTGAGTTACCGAATAATATTCCAAAGTTATTAATGGAAAAACATGCAAACTATCTCATTTCATATGGGGCCAACAAAGATGAATAT acCTACTCACAGACTGAGCATATGAGGATGTCTGGCATGTACTGGGGTCTTACCGCTCTCGATTTAATGGGAAAGCTAGAACAAACCAATAAGGACGAAGTGCTAGAATTTATTGGACAATGTCAAAGTGATAGCGGTGGCATTAGTGCTAGTATACAACACGATCCACATTTACTTTATACACTTAGTGCAGTTCAAATATTGTGTATGTATGATGCGTTGGATGTAATAAGCGTCGATAAAGTTGTGAATTATGTCAAAGAGAGACAACAAGCAGATGGAAGTTTTGTGGGTGACCAATGGGGCGAGGTGGATGTCAGATTTTCTTTCTGTGCCGTTGCTACTTTGTCATTATTG aACCGTTTAGACGCGATAGATGTTGAGAAAGCAGTACAATTTGTATTGAAATGTATGAATTTTGATGGAGGATTTGGCTCAAAGCCAGGATCTGAAAGTCACGCTGGTTTAATTTATTGTTGCGTTGGGTTGCTTTCGATCACAG GGCATCTGCATCTGATAGATGCTGATCGTTTGGGTTGGTGGTTATGCGAGAGACAATTACCTTCTGGTGGTTTAAATGGCAGACCTGAAAAATTACCAGACGTATGCTATTCTTGGTGGGTGCTATCGGCGCTAACAATTTTAGGTCGTCTTCATTGGATAGATAAAAAAGGCTTG GTggattacattttaatttgtcaagATGTCGAAACTGGTGGTTTCAGTGATCGGCCCGGTGATATGGTTGACCCTTTTCATACTTTGTTTGGTCTTACCGCGTTGTCATTGTTAGATAAGAACTTTTCGTTAAAACCAATAAATCCTACTTATTGTATGCCAGAATATATAATCGATCGTTTAGGTCTCAAGCCATCGCGACTCGATGCATGA